A window of the Salipiger sp. H15 genome harbors these coding sequences:
- a CDS encoding cobalamin biosynthesis protein CobG, whose amino-acid sequence MSAPRVRGWCPGAHRPMLSGDGLVVRVRPFRAELGAAQVAALCALSRRHGNGTLELTSRANLQVRGVSEEDFPALLEGLGALGLIDADPVVEARRNILMPVDWRPGDLTDRLHGAMLAALPALPPLPSKMGFALDSGARGQLAAGSADFRFEPGLGGGLILRADGAAKGLPVTEAKAMHALAEMAAWFVATGGRESGRMARHLKRVALPPEWQQAAPRAAGPAPSPGRTEDGQILGAPFGAIDAAALADLVARSGAEAMRLMTGRLFCLTGARPGTDAPGFVTAPGDPLLAAHACPGTPFCPQATVETRPLATRLAPRLAEPLHVSGCAKGCAFPRAAPVTLVGRDGGFDLIRDGAPADTPDLEGLSPAQIDDLPTLLPGMP is encoded by the coding sequence ATGAGCGCGCCGCGGGTCAGGGGCTGGTGCCCCGGGGCGCACCGCCCGATGCTGTCCGGCGACGGGCTGGTGGTGCGGGTGCGGCCGTTCCGGGCCGAGCTGGGCGCGGCGCAGGTGGCGGCGCTCTGCGCGCTCTCCCGGAGGCACGGCAACGGCACGCTGGAGCTGACCTCGCGCGCCAACCTGCAGGTGCGCGGCGTGTCCGAGGAGGATTTCCCGGCGCTGCTCGAGGGGCTGGGCGCGCTCGGGCTGATCGACGCGGACCCGGTGGTCGAGGCGCGGCGGAACATCCTGATGCCGGTGGACTGGCGGCCCGGAGACCTTACCGACCGGCTGCACGGGGCCATGCTCGCGGCGCTTCCGGCGCTGCCGCCGCTGCCAAGCAAGATGGGCTTTGCGCTCGACAGCGGCGCGCGGGGGCAACTGGCGGCGGGCTCGGCGGATTTCCGGTTCGAGCCTGGCTTGGGCGGCGGGCTGATCCTGCGGGCGGACGGGGCGGCCAAGGGTCTTCCGGTGACCGAGGCGAAGGCGATGCACGCGCTGGCGGAGATGGCCGCATGGTTCGTCGCCACGGGCGGCAGGGAGTCCGGGCGCATGGCGCGGCACCTGAAACGGGTCGCGCTGCCGCCGGAATGGCAGCAGGCCGCACCGCGTGCCGCCGGTCCCGCGCCCAGTCCCGGCCGCACCGAGGACGGCCAAATCCTCGGCGCGCCCTTCGGCGCGATCGACGCAGCCGCACTTGCTGACCTCGTCGCGCGCAGCGGGGCCGAGGCGATGCGGCTGATGACCGGGCGGCTCTTCTGCCTCACCGGGGCCCGACCCGGCACCGATGCTCCGGGCTTCGTCACCGCCCCCGGCGATCCGCTCCTTGCCGCCCATGCCTGCCCCGGCACCCCCTTCTGCCCGCAGGCGACGGTCGAGACGCGCCCGCTCGCCACCCGGCTCGCGCCGAGGCTCGCCGAGCCGCTGCATGTCTCGGGCTGCGCCAAGGGCTGCGCCTTTCCCCGCGCCGCGCCGGTCACGCTGGTCGGCCGCGACGGCGGTTTCGACCTGATCCGGGACGGCGCGCCCGCGGACACGCCCGACCTCGAGGGGCTCTCGCCCGCCCAGATCGACGATCTTCCCACCCTTCTTCCGGGGATGCCCTGA
- the cobO gene encoding cob(I)yrinic acid a,c-diamide adenosyltransferase, with protein sequence MSDEANIRHAEKMKKIKAARDRMMEGKTGEKGLILVHTGPGKGKSSSGFGMILRCIAHGMPCAVVQFIKGNWVTGEAKMIREKFADECRFFVSGEGFTWETQDRERDIAAAQRGWQIAQAQILDPEVRFVLLDEINIALRYGYLDIDEVVTFLLERKPPMTHVCLTGRNAKPELIEAADLVTEMTLVKHPFRDGIKAQQGVEF encoded by the coding sequence ATGAGCGACGAGGCAAACATCCGCCACGCCGAAAAGATGAAGAAAATCAAGGCCGCGCGGGACCGGATGATGGAAGGAAAGACCGGTGAGAAGGGGCTGATCCTCGTCCATACCGGCCCCGGCAAGGGCAAGTCCTCCTCGGGCTTCGGGATGATCCTGCGCTGCATCGCCCATGGCATGCCCTGCGCCGTGGTGCAGTTCATCAAGGGCAACTGGGTGACCGGCGAGGCGAAGATGATCCGCGAGAAATTCGCCGACGAGTGCCGCTTCTTCGTCTCCGGCGAGGGCTTCACCTGGGAGACGCAGGACCGCGAGCGCGACATCGCGGCGGCGCAGCGCGGCTGGCAGATCGCGCAGGCGCAGATCCTCGATCCCGAGGTGCGCTTCGTGCTGCTCGACGAGATCAACATCGCGCTGCGCTACGGCTATCTGGACATCGACGAGGTGGTCACTTTCCTGCTCGAGCGGAAGCCGCCGATGACCCACGTCTGCCTGACCGGGCGCAACGCCAAGCCCGAGCTGATCGAGGCGGCGGATCTCGTGACCGAAATGACGTTGGTCAAGCACCCGTTCCGCGACGGGATCAAGGCGCAGCAGGGCGTGGAGTTCTGA
- a CDS encoding precorrin-8X methylmutase, with the protein MPYDYEKDGAAIYRQSFATIRAEADLARFTPEEEPVAVRMIHAAGMVGLEARIRFSPGFATAARRALAEGAPILCDARMVSEGVTRPRLPAGNPVICTLHDPAVPGMAQEMGNTRSAAALELWRPHLGGALVAIGNAPTALFHLLNMLEDPACPRPAAIIGCPVGFVGALESKAALWQAQPAPCAIVEGRLGGSAITVAAINALASRAE; encoded by the coding sequence ATGCCCTATGACTACGAAAAGGATGGCGCGGCCATCTACAGGCAGAGCTTCGCGACGATCCGCGCCGAGGCCGACCTCGCGCGGTTCACCCCCGAGGAGGAGCCGGTCGCCGTGCGGATGATCCACGCGGCGGGCATGGTCGGGCTCGAGGCGCGGATCCGCTTCTCGCCGGGCTTCGCGACAGCCGCACGCAGGGCGCTGGCGGAGGGCGCGCCGATCCTCTGCGACGCACGCATGGTGTCCGAGGGCGTCACCCGCCCCCGCCTGCCCGCCGGCAACCCGGTGATCTGCACGCTCCACGATCCCGCCGTGCCGGGCATGGCGCAGGAGATGGGCAACACCCGCTCGGCCGCGGCGCTGGAACTCTGGCGGCCGCATCTCGGCGGTGCGCTGGTCGCCATCGGCAATGCCCCGACGGCGCTCTTCCACCTGCTGAACATGCTCGAGGACCCGGCCTGCCCGCGCCCCGCGGCGATCATCGGCTGCCCGGTCGGTTTCGTCGGCGCGCTCGAGAGCAAGGCGGCGCTCTGGCAGGCGCAACCCGCCCCCTGCGCAATCGTCGAAGGCCGGCTCGGCGGCAGCGCGATCACCGTCGCCGCGATCAACGCGCTCGCGAGCCGCGCCGAATGA
- a CDS encoding DUF1636 domain-containing protein translates to MKDCAHTPQQSDTELLVCVTCRRAGADPRDERRPGRALYDGITALERPDGLRITATECLQNCDHGCTVALRGGAGKWTYVFSNVDEAAHPEMILAGAAQYHAAPDGVIPWRQRPEHFKRNCVARIPPLTHTDPHRAEDS, encoded by the coding sequence ATGAAGGACTGTGCGCACACGCCACAGCAGAGCGACACCGAGCTGCTGGTCTGCGTGACCTGCCGCCGGGCGGGGGCCGACCCGCGGGACGAGCGGCGGCCCGGCCGGGCGCTCTACGACGGGATCACCGCGCTGGAGCGGCCCGACGGGCTGCGGATCACCGCGACCGAATGCCTGCAGAACTGCGACCACGGCTGCACGGTGGCCCTGCGCGGCGGGGCGGGGAAATGGACCTACGTCTTTTCCAACGTCGACGAGGCGGCGCATCCCGAAATGATCCTTGCAGGGGCCGCGCAGTACCACGCCGCGCCCGACGGGGTGATCCCGTGGCGCCAGCGCCCCGAGCATTTCAAGCGCAATTGCGTCGCCCGGATCCCCCCGCTCACCCACACCGACCCCCACCGCGCAGAGGACAGCTGA
- the cobN gene encoding cobaltochelatase subunit CobN, whose protein sequence is MHVVFRESHGLEDLETPTDLMQDPADLVVLSFSDSDLGAFADAWHSGGGPEGALPSLRLASLAQLRHPLSVDTYVERTLAGAKGILVRLIGGRAYWDYGLQQLQALARQRRIALAVLPGDGRPDPALDEVSTLPLSTLRRLAQLCDSGGPEAARAALAQLALASGLAAAPLRSPPALPQAGTWTPETGAEPLEALAGEDARGAAPRAPRRIWKEKKGRRVLLVFYRAHLAAADMAPVRALFEAFRAEGCAVIGLFAPSLKDPATVAALRAEVARLAPDAIVNATAFSAGGTAGSPLDVAGVPVFQVALATSTEAAWTGAERGLSPADLAMHVVLPEVDGRLLAGVVSFKRPDARDPDLQFARALHHPHAAGIASAVARVMGWLRLAATPAAARRVGIVLSTYPGKDWNLGHAVGLDAPASARAILDDLRAAGYSIPEDCGGLERRLQARELRLPLAEYRAMLARLPAAMQDQLSAAWGAPEEDASAEDGAFRLAAVELGTAVVALQPERGTPEQRADEYHDLSRVPRHAYVAFHLWLQTRVDTLVHVGAHGTLEWLPGKSVALSDHCWPQALTGALPVLYPFIVNDPGEAAQAKRRIGALTLGHVPPPLRESGTPDHLAHLEALLDEFSTADGLDPRRRARLQEDIRAEARARGLEADLGLDGTTSAAEAIPRIDRFVCDVKESRFGEGLHVWGRLPAGGAEPEIAASAHAERAALIAALDGRRIDGGPSGSPFRGRRDVLPTGRNLFTTDPRAVPSRAAFAQGVALAEELMRRHLQDHGDWPRGLVVDLWGSATMRTAGEEFAMALHLLGVKPRWDAGSGRVSGFEILPVAELDRPRIDVTLRVSGLFRDVFPVLTGLFGQVIAALAARDEATDWNPYSGTLPGARVYGPAPGSFGLGMGAALDGSGEAARRAAGEAWLAASAWALDGARAVRDEAGIRARVAGAEAFVHPQDLPETDLLLAADYAAHEAGFAAAQAVTGGRATLYHLDATDPARPRARALPEEIARVVQARAANPAWIAGMRAHGFRGAAEIAATLEHMAAFAQLAGAVGPHLFDLYHAATLGDPATEAFLRAANPGAHAAMLARFHALREAGLWQTRRNSALAGPGAEP, encoded by the coding sequence ATGCACGTCGTCTTCCGCGAAAGCCACGGGCTCGAGGACCTCGAGACCCCGACGGATCTGATGCAGGATCCGGCGGACCTGGTTGTGCTCTCCTTCTCCGACAGCGACCTCGGGGCCTTTGCGGACGCCTGGCATTCGGGCGGCGGGCCGGAGGGCGCCCTGCCCTCGCTGCGGCTCGCGAGCCTTGCGCAGCTGCGCCATCCGCTGTCGGTCGACACCTACGTGGAGCGCACGCTCGCGGGGGCGAAGGGCATCCTCGTGCGGCTGATCGGCGGGCGGGCCTACTGGGACTACGGGCTCCAGCAGTTGCAGGCGCTGGCGCGGCAGAGGCGCATCGCGCTGGCGGTGCTGCCGGGCGACGGACGGCCCGACCCGGCGCTCGACGAGGTCTCGACCCTGCCGCTCTCGACCCTGCGCCGCCTCGCCCAGCTCTGCGACAGCGGCGGGCCCGAGGCCGCGCGGGCGGCGCTGGCGCAACTGGCGCTCGCCTCGGGGCTGGCGGCCGCGCCGCTGCGCAGCCCGCCCGCCCTGCCGCAGGCCGGGACATGGACCCCGGAGACCGGCGCGGAGCCGCTCGAGGCGCTGGCGGGCGAAGATGCGAGGGGCGCTGCCCCTCGCGCTCCCCGGCGTATTTGGAAAGAGAAGAAGGGGCGGCGGGTGCTGCTGGTCTTCTACCGCGCCCATCTCGCGGCGGCGGACATGGCGCCGGTGCGGGCGCTCTTCGAGGCGTTCCGGGCAGAGGGCTGCGCGGTGATCGGGCTCTTTGCGCCCTCGCTGAAGGACCCCGCCACGGTCGCCGCGCTGCGCGCCGAGGTGGCGCGGCTCGCCCCCGATGCCATCGTCAACGCCACCGCCTTCAGCGCCGGCGGGACGGCGGGCTCGCCGCTCGACGTGGCGGGCGTGCCGGTCTTCCAGGTGGCGCTCGCGACCTCGACCGAGGCCGCCTGGACCGGCGCGGAGCGCGGGCTCTCCCCCGCCGACCTCGCCATGCACGTGGTGCTGCCCGAGGTCGACGGGCGGCTGCTGGCCGGGGTCGTCTCGTTCAAGCGGCCGGACGCGCGCGACCCGGACCTGCAGTTTGCCCGCGCCCTGCACCACCCCCATGCCGCCGGGATCGCGAGCGCGGTCGCGCGGGTCATGGGCTGGCTGCGGCTCGCGGCGACGCCCGCCGCCGCGCGCCGCGTGGGGATCGTGCTCTCGACCTATCCCGGCAAGGACTGGAACCTCGGCCACGCGGTCGGCCTCGACGCCCCGGCCTCGGCCCGCGCCATCCTCGATGACCTGCGGGCCGCCGGCTATTCCATTCCCGAGGACTGCGGCGGGCTGGAACGGCGGCTGCAGGCGCGCGAACTCCGGCTGCCGCTGGCGGAGTACCGCGCCATGCTCGCCCGCCTTCCGGCAGCGATGCAGGACCAGCTCTCCGCCGCCTGGGGCGCACCCGAGGAGGATGCCTCCGCCGAGGACGGCGCCTTCCGCCTCGCCGCGGTCGAGCTCGGCACCGCGGTGGTCGCCCTGCAGCCCGAGCGCGGCACCCCGGAGCAGCGCGCGGACGAGTACCACGACCTCTCCCGCGTGCCGCGCCACGCCTATGTCGCCTTCCATCTCTGGCTTCAGACCCGGGTGGACACGCTTGTCCATGTCGGTGCGCATGGCACGCTGGAATGGCTGCCGGGCAAGTCGGTGGCGCTGTCGGATCACTGCTGGCCGCAGGCCCTGACCGGCGCGCTGCCGGTGCTCTACCCGTTCATCGTCAACGATCCCGGCGAGGCGGCGCAGGCCAAGCGGCGGATCGGCGCACTCACCCTCGGCCACGTCCCGCCGCCGCTGCGCGAGAGCGGGACGCCGGACCATCTGGCGCATCTCGAGGCGCTGCTCGACGAGTTCTCGACCGCCGACGGGCTCGACCCGCGCCGCCGCGCGCGGCTGCAGGAGGACATCCGCGCCGAGGCGCGGGCGCGCGGACTCGAGGCCGATCTCGGGCTGGACGGCACCACCTCCGCCGCCGAGGCGATCCCCCGCATCGACCGCTTCGTCTGCGACGTCAAGGAGAGCCGCTTCGGCGAGGGGCTGCACGTCTGGGGGCGCCTGCCCGCGGGCGGGGCGGAGCCGGAAATCGCCGCCTCGGCCCATGCCGAGCGCGCCGCGCTCATCGCCGCGCTCGACGGGCGGCGGATCGACGGCGGCCCCTCGGGCTCGCCCTTCCGCGGGCGGCGCGACGTGCTGCCGACCGGGCGCAACCTCTTCACCACCGACCCGCGCGCCGTGCCGAGCCGCGCCGCTTTTGCGCAGGGGGTGGCGCTCGCCGAGGAGCTGATGCGCCGCCACCTGCAGGACCACGGCGACTGGCCGCGCGGGCTGGTGGTCGACCTCTGGGGTTCGGCGACGATGCGCACCGCCGGCGAGGAGTTCGCCATGGCGCTGCACCTCCTCGGGGTGAAGCCGCGCTGGGACGCGGGGTCGGGCCGGGTCTCGGGCTTCGAGATACTGCCGGTCGCCGAGCTCGACCGCCCGCGGATCGACGTCACGCTGCGGGTCTCGGGCCTTTTCCGCGATGTCTTCCCGGTGCTGACCGGGCTCTTCGGGCAGGTGATCGCCGCGCTCGCCGCCCGCGACGAGGCGACGGACTGGAACCCCTATTCCGGGACTCTTCCGGGCGCGCGCGTCTACGGGCCCGCGCCGGGCAGCTTCGGGCTCGGCATGGGGGCGGCGCTCGACGGCTCCGGCGAGGCAGCGCGGCGCGCGGCGGGCGAGGCCTGGCTTGCCGCCTCGGCCTGGGCGTTGGACGGCGCGCGCGCGGTGCGGGACGAGGCCGGGATCCGCGCGCGGGTGGCCGGGGCCGAGGCCTTCGTGCACCCGCAGGACCTGCCCGAGACCGACCTGCTGCTGGCCGCCGACTACGCCGCGCACGAGGCCGGATTCGCCGCCGCGCAGGCGGTGACCGGCGGGCGGGCCACGCTCTACCACCTCGACGCGACCGACCCGGCGCGCCCCCGCGCCCGCGCCCTGCCCGAGGAGATCGCCCGCGTCGTGCAGGCCCGCGCCGCCAACCCGGCGTGGATCGCCGGGATGCGCGCCCATGGCTTCCGCGGCGCCGCCGAGATCGCCGCGACGCTCGAGCACATGGCGGCCTTCGCGCAGCTTGCCGGGGCGGTCGGCCCGCATCTCTTCGACCTCTACCATGCGGCGACGCTGGGCGATCCGGCGACCGAGGCCTTCCTGCGCGCGGCCAACCCCGGCGCCCATGCCGCGATGCTGGCGCGGTTCCACGCTCTGCGCGAGGCCGGGCTCTGGCAGACCCGGCGCAACTCGGCGCTGGCCGGGCCGGGGGCTGAGCCATGA
- the cobW gene encoding cobalamin biosynthesis protein CobW, producing the protein MADLSKLPVTVITGFLGSGKTTLVSHLMHNPGGRRLAVVVNEFGDVGVDGEILRGCALPDCPAENIVELANGCICCTVADDFIPTIEALLALEPRPDHILIETSGLALPKPLLKAFDWPQIRARITVDGVIALADAEAVAAGRFAPDVAAVDAQRAADESLDHETPLSEVFEDQIACADLVLLTKPDLAGPAGVARAREVIAAEAPRPLPVIEVAEGAIDPRVILGLGAAAEDDLEARPSHHDTPHDHDHDDFASLTVDLPELGDPAQLVHAIEALARSHDILRVKGYAAVSGKPMRLLVQAVGARVRHQYDRPWRPGEPRAGRLVVIAEHEGIREDEIRAALSRAALDVVG; encoded by the coding sequence ATGGCCGATCTATCGAAACTCCCCGTCACCGTGATCACCGGCTTTCTCGGCTCGGGCAAGACGACCCTCGTGAGCCACCTGATGCACAACCCCGGCGGGCGTCGGCTCGCGGTGGTGGTCAACGAGTTCGGCGACGTCGGCGTCGACGGCGAAATCCTGCGCGGCTGCGCCCTGCCCGACTGCCCGGCCGAGAACATCGTCGAGCTGGCCAACGGCTGCATCTGCTGCACCGTCGCCGACGACTTCATCCCGACGATCGAGGCGCTGCTGGCGCTCGAGCCGCGCCCCGACCACATCCTCATCGAGACCTCGGGCCTCGCCCTGCCGAAGCCGCTGCTGAAGGCATTCGACTGGCCGCAGATCCGCGCCCGCATCACCGTCGACGGGGTGATCGCGCTGGCCGATGCCGAGGCGGTGGCGGCGGGCCGCTTCGCGCCCGACGTGGCGGCGGTGGACGCGCAGCGCGCCGCCGACGAGAGCCTCGACCACGAGACCCCGCTCTCGGAGGTGTTCGAGGACCAGATCGCCTGCGCCGATCTCGTGCTGCTGACCAAGCCCGACCTCGCCGGGCCCGCGGGTGTTGCCCGTGCGCGCGAGGTCATCGCCGCCGAGGCACCGCGCCCGCTGCCGGTGATCGAGGTCGCCGAGGGTGCCATCGACCCGCGGGTGATCCTCGGGCTCGGGGCGGCTGCCGAGGACGATCTCGAGGCGCGCCCCAGCCACCACGACACGCCGCATGACCACGATCACGACGACTTCGCGTCGCTCACCGTCGATCTCCCCGAGCTCGGCGATCCGGCGCAACTGGTCCACGCCATCGAGGCGCTGGCGCGCAGCCACGACATCCTGCGGGTGAAGGGCTACGCCGCGGTGAGCGGCAAGCCGATGCGGCTCTTGGTGCAGGCGGTGGGCGCGCGGGTGCGCCACCAGTACGACCGCCCGTGGCGCCCGGGCGAGCCCCGCGCCGGGCGGCTGGTGGTGATCGCCGAGCACGAGGGCATCCGCGAGGACGAGATCCGCGCCGCGCTGAGCCGCGCCGCGCTCGACGTGGTGGGCTAG
- the cbiB gene encoding adenosylcobinamide-phosphate synthase CbiB has product MSFALMMLGGMALDLLLGWPEWLYARIGHPVTWLGRAIAALEARLNRGGRTRRLVLGALTTALVVTLATLPALAAQALLPDTLAGSLLGAVLAWPLIAMRSMHDHVAAVARPLARGDMAEARRAVSMIVGRDPERLDAAGIARAATESLAENSSDGIVAPLFWGAVAGLPGIAAYKAVNTLDSMIGHRNDRYEAFGKLAARLDDAVNWIPARLTGLVFALASGRRARDGLRVMLRDAPKHRSPNAGWPEGAMAAALDVRLSGPRVYGDRVAEEPWLNGGARDPDPRDLGRALALYRRAMALCALALAALILFR; this is encoded by the coding sequence ATGAGCTTTGCGCTGATGATGCTGGGCGGCATGGCGCTCGACTTGCTGCTGGGCTGGCCGGAATGGCTCTACGCCCGGATTGGCCACCCGGTCACCTGGCTCGGCCGGGCGATCGCGGCGCTCGAGGCGCGGCTCAACCGCGGCGGCCGGACCCGCAGGCTGGTTCTCGGGGCACTGACGACGGCGCTGGTCGTCACCCTTGCCACCCTGCCCGCGCTGGCGGCGCAGGCGCTGCTGCCCGACACGCTGGCGGGCAGCCTCCTCGGCGCGGTGCTGGCCTGGCCGCTGATCGCCATGCGCTCGATGCACGATCACGTCGCCGCCGTGGCAAGGCCGCTGGCGCGGGGCGACATGGCCGAGGCACGCCGGGCGGTGTCGATGATCGTCGGGCGCGATCCCGAGCGGCTGGATGCGGCGGGCATCGCCCGCGCCGCGACCGAGAGCCTTGCCGAGAACAGCTCGGACGGGATCGTCGCGCCGCTCTTCTGGGGCGCTGTCGCGGGGCTGCCCGGCATCGCCGCCTACAAGGCGGTCAACACGCTCGATTCGATGATCGGCCACCGGAACGACCGCTACGAGGCCTTCGGGAAACTCGCGGCGCGGCTCGACGATGCGGTGAACTGGATCCCGGCGCGGCTGACCGGGCTCGTCTTCGCGCTGGCCTCCGGGCGGCGCGCCCGCGATGGCCTCCGGGTGATGCTGCGCGACGCGCCGAAGCACCGCTCGCCCAATGCCGGCTGGCCCGAGGGGGCGATGGCCGCCGCGCTCGACGTCCGCCTCTCGGGGCCGCGCGTCTACGGCGACCGGGTCGCCGAGGAGCCCTGGCTCAATGGCGGCGCGCGTGACCCCGACCCGCGCGATCTCGGCCGCGCGCTGGCGCTCTACCGGCGGGCGATGGCGCTCTGCGCCCTTGCGCTTGCCGCGCTGATCCTGTTCCGGTGA
- a CDS encoding precorrin-2 C(20)-methyltransferase gives MNVQGEIGTAPVAQVQVQGTIWGVGLGPGDPELMSVRADRLLRAARHVAYFRKAGRQGQARRIVEGMLREDVVEIAMDYPVTTEIPLSDPRYNALLSAFYEDCTAKLRALSDAGHEVLVLAEGDPFFYGSFMHLFTRLEGQVPLQVVPAIPGMAAAWCATGQPITWGDDVMSTLMGTLPEDELTRQIARADALVIMKIGRNIEKVRRALQAAGRYDAAWLVEYAAMPEQRVQRLSEAEGRVTPYFSIVLVHGQGRRP, from the coding sequence ATGAACGTGCAGGGCGAGATCGGCACCGCCCCCGTGGCGCAGGTTCAGGTGCAGGGCACCATATGGGGCGTCGGGCTCGGCCCGGGCGATCCCGAGCTCATGTCGGTGCGCGCCGACCGGCTGCTGCGGGCGGCGCGCCACGTCGCCTATTTCCGCAAGGCCGGACGGCAGGGGCAGGCGCGGCGCATTGTCGAGGGGATGCTGCGCGAGGACGTGGTCGAGATCGCTATGGACTACCCGGTGACCACCGAGATCCCGCTCTCGGACCCGCGCTACAACGCCCTGCTCTCGGCCTTCTACGAGGACTGCACCGCGAAGCTGAGGGCGCTGTCGGACGCCGGGCACGAGGTGCTGGTGCTGGCCGAGGGCGACCCGTTCTTCTACGGCTCGTTCATGCATCTCTTCACCCGGCTCGAGGGGCAGGTGCCGCTGCAGGTCGTGCCCGCGATCCCCGGCATGGCCGCCGCCTGGTGCGCCACCGGACAGCCGATCACCTGGGGCGACGACGTGATGAGCACGCTCATGGGCACCCTGCCCGAGGACGAGCTCACCCGGCAGATCGCCCGCGCCGACGCGCTGGTCATCATGAAGATCGGCCGCAACATCGAGAAGGTCCGCCGCGCCCTGCAAGCCGCGGGCCGCTACGACGCCGCCTGGCTGGTGGAATACGCGGCCATGCCCGAGCAGCGCGTGCAGCGGCTCTCGGAGGCCGAGGGCCGGGTCACCCCCTATTTCTCCATCGTGCTGGTGCACGGACAGGGGCGGCGGCCATGA
- the cobD gene encoding threonine-phosphate decarboxylase CobD: protein MDSLADPIPSTARDHGGNLDAAMARFGGDRAAWLDLSTGINPDPYPVPPIPAEAWAVLPRRSDMARLIAAARAAYGCPARIVAVNGAQGAIQIVPMLRAPGRAAVLAPTYNEHAAALRAGGWEVTEARDLDALAGADLAVVVNPNNPDGRRTPPEALAALAGRVGLLVVDESFGDPEPGLSLAPRLGSELPNVVVLRSFGKFYGLAGLRLGFALAHGALGDRLAELAGPWPVSGPAIEIASAALLDKDWQTETTARLTHGAAKLDALARGAGWQLVGGSPLFRTYATPDARAAQEHLAARRIWTRVFPYSESWIRLGLPPSDRWDQLEAALTSRELRTPRPAAP, encoded by the coding sequence ATGGACAGCCTCGCCGACCCGATCCCCAGCACCGCCCGCGACCACGGCGGCAACCTTGACGCCGCCATGGCCCGCTTCGGCGGCGACCGGGCGGCGTGGCTCGATCTCTCGACCGGGATCAACCCCGATCCCTACCCGGTGCCGCCGATCCCTGCCGAGGCCTGGGCCGTGCTGCCGCGCAGGAGCGACATGGCCCGGCTGATCGCGGCCGCCCGTGCGGCCTACGGCTGCCCCGCCCGCATCGTCGCGGTGAACGGCGCGCAGGGGGCGATCCAGATCGTGCCGATGCTGCGCGCGCCAGGCCGGGCCGCGGTGCTGGCGCCGACCTACAACGAACACGCCGCCGCACTGCGCGCGGGCGGCTGGGAGGTCACCGAGGCCCGCGACCTCGACGCACTCGCCGGCGCCGACCTTGCGGTGGTGGTGAACCCCAACAATCCCGACGGGCGGCGCACCCCTCCCGAGGCGCTCGCGGCGCTGGCCGGGCGCGTCGGGCTGCTGGTGGTGGACGAGAGCTTTGGCGACCCCGAACCGGGGCTGTCCCTCGCGCCGCGCCTCGGCAGCGAGCTGCCGAACGTGGTCGTGCTGCGCTCCTTCGGCAAGTTCTACGGGCTCGCCGGGCTGCGGCTCGGCTTCGCACTGGCGCATGGCGCGCTCGGCGACCGGCTGGCCGAGCTCGCGGGGCCGTGGCCGGTCTCGGGCCCGGCGATCGAGATCGCCTCGGCCGCGCTTCTGGACAAGGACTGGCAGACGGAGACGACTGCCCGCCTCACGCATGGTGCCGCAAAGCTGGATGCGCTGGCGCGCGGCGCGGGATGGCAGCTGGTCGGCGGCTCGCCGCTCTTCCGGACCTATGCCACCCCCGACGCGCGGGCCGCGCAGGAGCATCTCGCCGCGCGGCGGATCTGGACGCGGGTCTTCCCCTACTCAGAAAGCTGGATCCGCCTCGGCCTGCCGCCCTCGGACCGCTGGGACCAGCTTGAGGCGGCGCTCACTTCCCGAGAGCTCAGAACTCCACGCCCTGCTGCGCCTTGA